From the Bacillota bacterium genome, the window ACGTGATGGGCCTGAAGCCGGAGGAGCTGCTGGATGGCGTGGAATTTGCCGGCGTCGCCACGTACCTGGGCGAGGCCGACCAGGCCGGCCTGAACCTGTTCATATAGTAGACGCAGCGAGGCCACTCTTCAGGGGCTTCGCCCGGCGCACACCGGGAGCGAAGCCCCTGTCCCGGGATGGGTCTATCAGATCACGGACCCGCACTGCTGCCTCGCAGGGCCCGAGGGTCTCTCCCCAGCCGCTCCAGTGGGACGGGCGCGGGTGGGGGGATTAACGGCCACTCGTGGCGGGACGTCTTCGGTGGGTATAGGGTGCCGTTCAATCCCATGCGGACGACATTCTGTTTCGTTATTGGAATGTCCGGACGGCGCGGCCACACTGTGATCTGGTCGTCCGAGTAATCGACCAGGTAAGATGGGACCAACAGGCAGCCAAGGCGTTTGAGAGCTGCCACACGGTGGTGCCCGTCGAGTATTACCATCGATCTCTCGTCGACCAGGACCGGTTGTCTCAGCTCGCCGTCACGGCGTATCTCATCGGCAAGCTCGAGGAGGTGGCGTTGATCCACGTGTTCGTGCGCCTTCAGGCCGCAGAGTCTGAGCAGCCGGAACCTGAAGAGGCACTTCTCCCTGCCGCTCATGCCTGTTGCTCCCGTCCCTGTATGGCAGGCAATTCGTCCAGCGCCCGCTCGACCTCGGCCCTGGAGTACTCATAGTCTTCGAGCCTGCCTGCGGCGTCGGGGGAGTCCCCGGCTTGGGCCATTTGCGCTTGCGCTTCGAGGCCGATGATTGTCTGGTGGAGGATCACGTGGTTCAGGACGCTTCCCAGGGAGTAATTCGTGTCGCTGTGGGTGGCTGCGTCTTCAACGGCCTCGCTGATAGCGATACCCAGGCTGCCCGGTGAATCGGGTGAACTTGCGAGCACCGACCTGCCGGCGGAAGTCTTCGGATGGGCGACGGCGGTATTTGGCTTGTGGCTTCCCGCCGGGCTCACGCCCTCGTATTTGTAGTAGATCCTCTCCCGCGTCCGCAGCGCCTTCTCGAGCCGCCTCTGCTCGATCAAGGCCTGAGGGAACAGCGGAGCCAGGTCCGCGGTGGTCAGCGGCTGCAACGTCGCGGGGTGCAGGGGAGGACCCAGCGGGAATGGCA encodes:
- a CDS encoding ParB N-terminal domain-containing protein, with protein sequence MSGREKCLFRFRLLRLCGLKAHEHVDQRHLLELADEIRRDGELRQPVLVDERSMVILDGHHRVAALKRLGCLLVPSYLVDYSDDQITVWPRRPDIPITKQNVVRMGLNGTLYPPKTSRHEWPLIPPPAPVPLERLGRDPRALRGSSAGP